A section of the Gasterosteus aculeatus chromosome 10, fGasAcu3.hap1.1, whole genome shotgun sequence genome encodes:
- the snx13 gene encoding sorting nexin-13 isoform X4, with protein sequence MFAEASLSIWGWGGLGVVLFLVTFGPFAIFYLAFYVFCFIGGGFAVTLLYGKINSEKHLEKCEHSYLPPTQIGILKPSDEMKLEMKPIKIDRRLTGSSFIDEPLQQVIQFALRDYIQYWYYTLSEDDSFLLEIRQTLQNALVQFSTRSKEVDWQPYFTTRLVDDFATHLRVFRKAQDRLADREDKQRDITEELVDSFFEAEVEMERKICRDVVCTSHKDEEGFLRDLCELLLYLLLPPGDFHNKNMRYFLREVLARGVLLPLINQLSDPDYINQFVIWMIRDSSCNYEAFMNILKLTDKAAELEAVKDKVLEELQYLRSLDTAGDDINVIKNQINSLLFVKKVCETRIQRLHSGKEVDALKLAANFGKLCVIPLDHILIHNIALQFFMDFMQLAGAQAELFFWLTVEGYRVTAQQQLEAMQAWQTDGKKQPSATKGLLKAAALGVYEQYLSDKASPRVQVDEASVLILGEKIQKDDPTPEIFDEIQRNVYEMMLRDERYYPSFKQSPLYVRMLAELDMLKEPSYRGSDDGDGESFNGSPTGSINLSLDDLSNSFHDENMHLQAFISDTGVCNDHGKTYALYAITVFRRSHDGSEDSWKTYRRYSDFHDFHMRITEQFENLALILKLPGKKTFNNMDRDFLEKRKKDLNAYLQLLLNPEMVKGCPTLIPYVYDFLENKAYSKGKGDFARKIDTLVNPLRSSMRNVSNAVKGLPDSLAEGMNKVSDNMGRMSERLGQDIKQSILKVPPLLPKSEIDPEHCRVSAQLDDNVDDNIPLRVMLLLMDEVFDLKEKNQWLRRNIKNLLQQLIRATYGDTINRKIVDHVDYLTSPEQVADYVKKFRDSYWPNGILAETLPRRDKSIRMRTRIAAKTSLLGIMPDELKHIIGADTTRKGILRVFDMFQYQPMNRRLVYVFLEGFLETMFPQYKFPELFVKLHSRSPRIHRYSQKLKSSSLKR encoded by the exons gcCAGTCTGTCCATctggggatgggggggtctTGGAGTCGTGCTGTTCCTTGTCACCTTTGGACCCTTTGCCATATTCTACCTGGCCTTTTATGTCTTCTGCTTCATTGGCGG GGGCTTTGCGGTGACTCTCCTCTACGGGAAGATCAACTCGGAGAAACACCTGGAAAAGTGCGAGCATTCTTACTTGCCGCCCACACAAATTGGTATACTGAAG CCATCGGATGAGATGAAGCTGGAGATGAAACCCATCAAAATTGACAGAAGACTGACTGGATCCAGTTTCATTGATGAACCACtacaacag GTGATCCAGTTTGCTCTGAGAGACTACATCCAGTACTGGTACTACACTCTGAGCGAGGATGATTCCTTCTTATTGGAGATCAGACAGACGCTGCAGAACGCCCTCGTCCAGTTTTCTACACG GTCCAAAGAGGTGGACTGGCAGCCTTACTTCACCACTCGCCTGGTGGACGACTTTGCCACCCATTTGCGTGTCTTCAGGAAAGCACAGGACCGACTCGCTGACAGAGAGGACAAGCAGA GGGACATAACAGAGGAGCTGGTGGACTCCTTCTTTGAGGCCGAGGTGGAGATGGAAAGGAAGATTTGTCGAGACGTAGTATGCACTTCGCACAAAGATGAGGAAG gtttTCTTCGCGACTTGTGTGAGTTGCTTCTCTATCTGTTATTACCTCCTGGAGATTTCCACAACAAGAACATGAGATACTTCCTACGG gaggTGCTGGCGCGAggtgtgctgctgcctctgaTCAACCAGCTCAGTGACCCAGATTACATCAACCAGTTTGTCATCTGGATG atCCGGGACTCCAGCTGTAACTATGAAGCCTTTATGAACATCCTGAAGCTCACAGACAAAGCGGCTGAGCTGGAGGCCGTCAAAGACaaggtgctggaggagctgcagtacCTCCGCTCTCTGGACACTGCCGGAGATG ACATCAATGTGATCAAGAACCAGATTAACAGTCTTCTGTTTGTGAAGAAGGTGTGTGAGACCAGGATCCAGAGACTACACTCCGGCAAG GAGGTTGATGCCTTGAAGCTGGCAGCCAACTTTGGCAAGCTGTGTGTCATCCCACTGGATCACATCCTCATCCACAACATCGCCCTGCAGTTCTTCATGG ACTTCATGCAGCTGGCGGGCGCACAGGCGGAGCTGTTCTTCTGGCTCACCGTGGAGGGCTACAGGGTgactgcacagcagcagctggaggccaTGCAGGCCTGGCAGACGGATGGCAAGAAGCAGCCCAGCGCCACCAAGGGGCTGCTGAAGGCCGCTGCACTGGGTGTCTACGAGCAATACCTCTCGGACAAG GCGTCTCCCAGGGTTCAGGTGGACGAAGCATCCGTGCTAATCCTCGGGGAGAAGATACAGAAAGACGACCCCACGCCGGAGATATTCGATGAAATCCAGAGAAAT GTGTATGAGATGATGCTGCGTGATGAGCGCTACTACCCGTCCTTCAAGCAGAGTCCTCTGTACGTCCGCATGCTAGCAGAGTTAGACATGCTGAAAGAGCCAAGCTACCGGGGGTCTGATGACGGCGATGGTGAATCATTTAACGGCTCTCCCACAGGAAGCATAAACCTA TCTCTGGACGACTTGTCAAACTCCTTTCATGATGAAAATATGCACCTACAAGCCTTCATCTCTGACACAG GGGTGTGCAACGACCACGGTAAGACCTACGCGCTGTACGCAATCACCGTGTTCAGACGCAGCCACGACGGCAGCGAGGACTCCTGGAAGACCTATCGCCGCTACTCTGACTTTCACGACTTCCACATGAGGATCActgaacag TTTGAGAACCTGGCGTTGATCCTCAAGCTGCCGGGAAAGAAGACCTTCAACAACATGGACAGGGACTTCttagagaagagaaaaaaagacctAAATGCGTACCTGCAG ttgCTGCTGAACCCAGAGATGGTGAAGGGCTGCCCAACGCTGATTCCCTATGTGTATGACTTCCTGGAGAACAAGGCCTACAGCAAGGGGAAGGGAGATTTTGCACGCAAG atagacaCATTAGTAAATCCTCTGAGGAGCTCCATGAGAAATGTGTCCAACGCGGTAAAGGGCCTTCCGGACAGTCTGGCTGAAGGCATGAACAAGGTCTCTGATAATATGGGCCGCATGTCCGAAAGGCTGGGTCAGGACATTAAACAGTCCATACTGAAG GTgccgcccctcctccccaagTCTGAAATCGACCCTGAACACTGTCGGGTTTCCGCCCAGCTCGATGACAAC gtgGACGATAACATCCCGCTGAGGGtaatgctgctgctgatggacgAAGTGTTTGACCTCAAGGAGAAAAACCAGTGGCTGCGCAGGAACATCAAGAACCTGCTACAGCAGCTCATCCGGGCCACGTATGGAGACACCATCAACAG GAAAATCGTGGACCATGTGGACTACTTGACGTCGCCTGAACAGGTTGCAGACTACGTCAAGAAGTTCAG AGACTCCTACTGGCCCAACGGTATCCTGGCTGAGACTCTACCCCGCCGGGACAAAAGCATCCGAATGAGGACACGAATAGCTGCCAAGACCAGTCTGCTGGGCATCAtgccag ACGAGCTGAAGCACATCATCGGCGCAGACACCACGAGAAAAGGCATACTCCGTGTCTTCGACATGTTTCAGTACCAACCCATGAACCGTCGGCTGGTCTACGTTTTCCTGGAGGGCTTCTTGGAGACGATGTTCCCCCAGTACAAATTTCCCGAGCTGTTTGTCAAGCTGCACTCCCGCTCGCCACGCATCCACAGATACAGCCAAAAACTCAAATCCTCCTCCCTCAAGAGGTGa
- the snx13 gene encoding sorting nexin-13 isoform X6: MLRCGGVSRKPPRPQPLGQCSQRGFAVTLLYGKINSEKHLEKCEHSYLPPTQIGILKPSDEMKLEMKPIKIDRRLTGSSFIDEPLQQVIQFALRDYIQYWYYTLSEDDSFLLEIRQTLQNALVQFSTRSKEVDWQPYFTTRLVDDFATHLRVFRKAQDRLADREDKQRDITEELVDSFFEAEVEMERKICRDVVCTSHKDEEGFLRDLCELLLYLLLPPGDFHNKNMRYFLREVLARGVLLPLINQLSDPDYINQFVIWMIRDSSCNYEAFMNILKLTDKAAELEAVKDKVLEELQYLRSLDTAGDDINVIKNQINSLLFVKKVCETRIQRLHSGKEVDALKLAANFGKLCVIPLDHILIHNIALQFFMDFMQLAGAQAELFFWLTVEGYRVTAQQQLEAMQAWQTDGKKQPSATKGLLKAAALGVYEQYLSDKASPRVQVDEASVLILGEKIQKDDPTPEIFDEIQRNVYEMMLRDERYYPSFKQSPLYVRMLAELDMLKEPSYRGSDDGDGESFNGSPTGSINLSLDDLSNSFHDENMHLQAFISDTGVCNDHGKTYALYAITVFRRSHDGSEDSWKTYRRYSDFHDFHMRITEQFENLALILKLPGKKTFNNMDRDFLEKRKKDLNAYLQLLLNPEMVKGCPTLIPYVYDFLENKAYSKGKGDFARKIDTLVNPLRSSMRNVSNAVKGLPDSLAEGMNKVSDNMGRMSERLGQDIKQSILKVPPLLPKSEIDPEHCRVSAQLDDNVDDNIPLRVMLLLMDEVFDLKEKNQWLRRNIKNLLQQLIRATYGDTINRKIVDHVDYLTSPEQVADYVKKFRDSYWPNGILAETLPRRDKSIRMRTRIAAKTSLLGIMPDELKHIIGADTTRKGILRVFDMFQYQPMNRRLVYVFLEGFLETMFPQYKFPELFVKLHSRSPRIHRYSQKLKSSSLKR, encoded by the exons GGGCTTTGCGGTGACTCTCCTCTACGGGAAGATCAACTCGGAGAAACACCTGGAAAAGTGCGAGCATTCTTACTTGCCGCCCACACAAATTGGTATACTGAAG CCATCGGATGAGATGAAGCTGGAGATGAAACCCATCAAAATTGACAGAAGACTGACTGGATCCAGTTTCATTGATGAACCACtacaacag GTGATCCAGTTTGCTCTGAGAGACTACATCCAGTACTGGTACTACACTCTGAGCGAGGATGATTCCTTCTTATTGGAGATCAGACAGACGCTGCAGAACGCCCTCGTCCAGTTTTCTACACG GTCCAAAGAGGTGGACTGGCAGCCTTACTTCACCACTCGCCTGGTGGACGACTTTGCCACCCATTTGCGTGTCTTCAGGAAAGCACAGGACCGACTCGCTGACAGAGAGGACAAGCAGA GGGACATAACAGAGGAGCTGGTGGACTCCTTCTTTGAGGCCGAGGTGGAGATGGAAAGGAAGATTTGTCGAGACGTAGTATGCACTTCGCACAAAGATGAGGAAG gtttTCTTCGCGACTTGTGTGAGTTGCTTCTCTATCTGTTATTACCTCCTGGAGATTTCCACAACAAGAACATGAGATACTTCCTACGG gaggTGCTGGCGCGAggtgtgctgctgcctctgaTCAACCAGCTCAGTGACCCAGATTACATCAACCAGTTTGTCATCTGGATG atCCGGGACTCCAGCTGTAACTATGAAGCCTTTATGAACATCCTGAAGCTCACAGACAAAGCGGCTGAGCTGGAGGCCGTCAAAGACaaggtgctggaggagctgcagtacCTCCGCTCTCTGGACACTGCCGGAGATG ACATCAATGTGATCAAGAACCAGATTAACAGTCTTCTGTTTGTGAAGAAGGTGTGTGAGACCAGGATCCAGAGACTACACTCCGGCAAG GAGGTTGATGCCTTGAAGCTGGCAGCCAACTTTGGCAAGCTGTGTGTCATCCCACTGGATCACATCCTCATCCACAACATCGCCCTGCAGTTCTTCATGG ACTTCATGCAGCTGGCGGGCGCACAGGCGGAGCTGTTCTTCTGGCTCACCGTGGAGGGCTACAGGGTgactgcacagcagcagctggaggccaTGCAGGCCTGGCAGACGGATGGCAAGAAGCAGCCCAGCGCCACCAAGGGGCTGCTGAAGGCCGCTGCACTGGGTGTCTACGAGCAATACCTCTCGGACAAG GCGTCTCCCAGGGTTCAGGTGGACGAAGCATCCGTGCTAATCCTCGGGGAGAAGATACAGAAAGACGACCCCACGCCGGAGATATTCGATGAAATCCAGAGAAAT GTGTATGAGATGATGCTGCGTGATGAGCGCTACTACCCGTCCTTCAAGCAGAGTCCTCTGTACGTCCGCATGCTAGCAGAGTTAGACATGCTGAAAGAGCCAAGCTACCGGGGGTCTGATGACGGCGATGGTGAATCATTTAACGGCTCTCCCACAGGAAGCATAAACCTA TCTCTGGACGACTTGTCAAACTCCTTTCATGATGAAAATATGCACCTACAAGCCTTCATCTCTGACACAG GGGTGTGCAACGACCACGGTAAGACCTACGCGCTGTACGCAATCACCGTGTTCAGACGCAGCCACGACGGCAGCGAGGACTCCTGGAAGACCTATCGCCGCTACTCTGACTTTCACGACTTCCACATGAGGATCActgaacag TTTGAGAACCTGGCGTTGATCCTCAAGCTGCCGGGAAAGAAGACCTTCAACAACATGGACAGGGACTTCttagagaagagaaaaaaagacctAAATGCGTACCTGCAG ttgCTGCTGAACCCAGAGATGGTGAAGGGCTGCCCAACGCTGATTCCCTATGTGTATGACTTCCTGGAGAACAAGGCCTACAGCAAGGGGAAGGGAGATTTTGCACGCAAG atagacaCATTAGTAAATCCTCTGAGGAGCTCCATGAGAAATGTGTCCAACGCGGTAAAGGGCCTTCCGGACAGTCTGGCTGAAGGCATGAACAAGGTCTCTGATAATATGGGCCGCATGTCCGAAAGGCTGGGTCAGGACATTAAACAGTCCATACTGAAG GTgccgcccctcctccccaagTCTGAAATCGACCCTGAACACTGTCGGGTTTCCGCCCAGCTCGATGACAAC gtgGACGATAACATCCCGCTGAGGGtaatgctgctgctgatggacgAAGTGTTTGACCTCAAGGAGAAAAACCAGTGGCTGCGCAGGAACATCAAGAACCTGCTACAGCAGCTCATCCGGGCCACGTATGGAGACACCATCAACAG GAAAATCGTGGACCATGTGGACTACTTGACGTCGCCTGAACAGGTTGCAGACTACGTCAAGAAGTTCAG AGACTCCTACTGGCCCAACGGTATCCTGGCTGAGACTCTACCCCGCCGGGACAAAAGCATCCGAATGAGGACACGAATAGCTGCCAAGACCAGTCTGCTGGGCATCAtgccag ACGAGCTGAAGCACATCATCGGCGCAGACACCACGAGAAAAGGCATACTCCGTGTCTTCGACATGTTTCAGTACCAACCCATGAACCGTCGGCTGGTCTACGTTTTCCTGGAGGGCTTCTTGGAGACGATGTTCCCCCAGTACAAATTTCCCGAGCTGTTTGTCAAGCTGCACTCCCGCTCGCCACGCATCCACAGATACAGCCAAAAACTCAAATCCTCCTCCCTCAAGAGGTGa
- the snx13 gene encoding sorting nexin-13 isoform X3 produces MFAEASLSIWGWGGLGVVLFLVTFGPFAIFYLAFYVFCFIGGGFAVTLLYGKINSEKHLEKCEHSYLPPTQIGILKPSDEMKLEMKPIKIDRRLTGSSFIDEPLQQVIQFALRDYIQYWYYTLSEDDSFLLEIRQTLQNALVQFSTRSKEVDWQPYFTTRLVDDFATHLRVFRKAQDRLADREDKQRDITEELVDSFFEAEVEMERKICRDVVCTSHKDEEGFLRDLCELLLYLLLPPGDFHNKNMRYFLREVLARGVLLPLINQLSDPDYINQFVIWMIRDSSCNYEAFMNILKLTDKAAELEAVKDKVLEELQYLRSLDTAGDDINVIKNQINSLLFVKKVCETRIQRLHSGKEVDALKLAANFGKLCVIPLDHILIHNIALQFFMDFMQLAGAQAELFFWLTVEGYRVTAQQQLEAMQAWQTDGKKQPSATKGLLKAAALGVYEQYLSDKASPRVQVDEASVLILGEKIQKDDPTPEIFDEIQRNVYEMMLRDERYYPSFKQSPLYVRMLAELDMLKEPSYRGSDDGDGESFNGSPTGSINLSLDDLSNSFHDENMHLQAFISDTADASLPGFWGAAGVCNDHGKTYALYAITVFRRSHDGSEDSWKTYRRYSDFHDFHMRITEQFENLALILKLPGKKTFNNMDRDFLEKRKKDLNAYLQLLLNPEMVKGCPTLIPYVYDFLENKAYSKGKGDFARKIDTLVNPLRSSMRNVSNAVKGLPDSLAEGMNKVSDNMGRMSERLGQDIKQSILKVPPLLPKSEIDPEHCRVSAQLDDNVDDNIPLRVMLLLMDEVFDLKEKNQWLRRNIKNLLQQLIRATYGDTINRKIVDHVDYLTSPEQVADYVKKFRDSYWPNGILAETLPRRDKSIRMRTRIAAKTSLLGIMPDELKHIIGADTTRKGILRVFDMFQYQPMNRRLVYVFLEGFLETMFPQYKFPELFVKLHSRSPRIHRYSQKLKSSSLKR; encoded by the exons gcCAGTCTGTCCATctggggatgggggggtctTGGAGTCGTGCTGTTCCTTGTCACCTTTGGACCCTTTGCCATATTCTACCTGGCCTTTTATGTCTTCTGCTTCATTGGCGG GGGCTTTGCGGTGACTCTCCTCTACGGGAAGATCAACTCGGAGAAACACCTGGAAAAGTGCGAGCATTCTTACTTGCCGCCCACACAAATTGGTATACTGAAG CCATCGGATGAGATGAAGCTGGAGATGAAACCCATCAAAATTGACAGAAGACTGACTGGATCCAGTTTCATTGATGAACCACtacaacag GTGATCCAGTTTGCTCTGAGAGACTACATCCAGTACTGGTACTACACTCTGAGCGAGGATGATTCCTTCTTATTGGAGATCAGACAGACGCTGCAGAACGCCCTCGTCCAGTTTTCTACACG GTCCAAAGAGGTGGACTGGCAGCCTTACTTCACCACTCGCCTGGTGGACGACTTTGCCACCCATTTGCGTGTCTTCAGGAAAGCACAGGACCGACTCGCTGACAGAGAGGACAAGCAGA GGGACATAACAGAGGAGCTGGTGGACTCCTTCTTTGAGGCCGAGGTGGAGATGGAAAGGAAGATTTGTCGAGACGTAGTATGCACTTCGCACAAAGATGAGGAAG gtttTCTTCGCGACTTGTGTGAGTTGCTTCTCTATCTGTTATTACCTCCTGGAGATTTCCACAACAAGAACATGAGATACTTCCTACGG gaggTGCTGGCGCGAggtgtgctgctgcctctgaTCAACCAGCTCAGTGACCCAGATTACATCAACCAGTTTGTCATCTGGATG atCCGGGACTCCAGCTGTAACTATGAAGCCTTTATGAACATCCTGAAGCTCACAGACAAAGCGGCTGAGCTGGAGGCCGTCAAAGACaaggtgctggaggagctgcagtacCTCCGCTCTCTGGACACTGCCGGAGATG ACATCAATGTGATCAAGAACCAGATTAACAGTCTTCTGTTTGTGAAGAAGGTGTGTGAGACCAGGATCCAGAGACTACACTCCGGCAAG GAGGTTGATGCCTTGAAGCTGGCAGCCAACTTTGGCAAGCTGTGTGTCATCCCACTGGATCACATCCTCATCCACAACATCGCCCTGCAGTTCTTCATGG ACTTCATGCAGCTGGCGGGCGCACAGGCGGAGCTGTTCTTCTGGCTCACCGTGGAGGGCTACAGGGTgactgcacagcagcagctggaggccaTGCAGGCCTGGCAGACGGATGGCAAGAAGCAGCCCAGCGCCACCAAGGGGCTGCTGAAGGCCGCTGCACTGGGTGTCTACGAGCAATACCTCTCGGACAAG GCGTCTCCCAGGGTTCAGGTGGACGAAGCATCCGTGCTAATCCTCGGGGAGAAGATACAGAAAGACGACCCCACGCCGGAGATATTCGATGAAATCCAGAGAAAT GTGTATGAGATGATGCTGCGTGATGAGCGCTACTACCCGTCCTTCAAGCAGAGTCCTCTGTACGTCCGCATGCTAGCAGAGTTAGACATGCTGAAAGAGCCAAGCTACCGGGGGTCTGATGACGGCGATGGTGAATCATTTAACGGCTCTCCCACAGGAAGCATAAACCTA TCTCTGGACGACTTGTCAAACTCCTTTCATGATGAAAATATGCACCTACAAGCCTTCATCTCTGACACAG CTGACGCTTCTCTCCCGGGCTTCTGGGGTGCTGCAGGGGTGTGCAACGACCACGGTAAGACCTACGCGCTGTACGCAATCACCGTGTTCAGACGCAGCCACGACGGCAGCGAGGACTCCTGGAAGACCTATCGCCGCTACTCTGACTTTCACGACTTCCACATGAGGATCActgaacag TTTGAGAACCTGGCGTTGATCCTCAAGCTGCCGGGAAAGAAGACCTTCAACAACATGGACAGGGACTTCttagagaagagaaaaaaagacctAAATGCGTACCTGCAG ttgCTGCTGAACCCAGAGATGGTGAAGGGCTGCCCAACGCTGATTCCCTATGTGTATGACTTCCTGGAGAACAAGGCCTACAGCAAGGGGAAGGGAGATTTTGCACGCAAG atagacaCATTAGTAAATCCTCTGAGGAGCTCCATGAGAAATGTGTCCAACGCGGTAAAGGGCCTTCCGGACAGTCTGGCTGAAGGCATGAACAAGGTCTCTGATAATATGGGCCGCATGTCCGAAAGGCTGGGTCAGGACATTAAACAGTCCATACTGAAG GTgccgcccctcctccccaagTCTGAAATCGACCCTGAACACTGTCGGGTTTCCGCCCAGCTCGATGACAAC gtgGACGATAACATCCCGCTGAGGGtaatgctgctgctgatggacgAAGTGTTTGACCTCAAGGAGAAAAACCAGTGGCTGCGCAGGAACATCAAGAACCTGCTACAGCAGCTCATCCGGGCCACGTATGGAGACACCATCAACAG GAAAATCGTGGACCATGTGGACTACTTGACGTCGCCTGAACAGGTTGCAGACTACGTCAAGAAGTTCAG AGACTCCTACTGGCCCAACGGTATCCTGGCTGAGACTCTACCCCGCCGGGACAAAAGCATCCGAATGAGGACACGAATAGCTGCCAAGACCAGTCTGCTGGGCATCAtgccag ACGAGCTGAAGCACATCATCGGCGCAGACACCACGAGAAAAGGCATACTCCGTGTCTTCGACATGTTTCAGTACCAACCCATGAACCGTCGGCTGGTCTACGTTTTCCTGGAGGGCTTCTTGGAGACGATGTTCCCCCAGTACAAATTTCCCGAGCTGTTTGTCAAGCTGCACTCCCGCTCGCCACGCATCCACAGATACAGCCAAAAACTCAAATCCTCCTCCCTCAAGAGGTGa